The Enterobacter mori genomic interval GCTTGGCGGCTATGCGATGGGCATGTACCTGATGCGCCAGACGGCGGGTGACGGTCTGCCTGCGTTCATGTCCTTTCTCTCCTGGAGCGAGCTGCCGTGGTTCTGGTGGGGCACCCAGCACTTTGCCTGGGCGCTGGTCCTGATTGTGATGGTTCCGGGATTGCTGGCGCTGGTGTTTGGCTGGTTTGCCTTTCGCTCAAAAATCAAAGGGGTCTATTTTTCCATCATGACCCAGGCGCTGACCTACGCGGGCATGCTGCTGTTCTTTCGTAACGAGACCGGTTTTGGCGGCAATAACGGCTTTACCGGTTTTACGACCCTGCTCGGATTCCCGGTGACGGAGACCACCACGCGTATCGCGCTGTTTCTGGCGACCGTGTTGCTGCTGGTTCTGGCATTAGGCACGGGATTTGCGCTGGCGAAAAGCAAGTTTGGCCGCATCCTGACGGCGGTGCGTGACGCGGAAAACCGCCTGACGTTCTGCGGTTACGATCCGCGCGGGTTTAAGCTGCTGGTGTGGACGCTGTCCGCGGTGCTGTGCGGTCTGGCGGGGGCGCTGTACGTCCCGCAGGTGGGCATTATCAACCCTGGCGAAATGTCGCCGACCAACTCGATTGAAGCCGCGATCTGGGTGGCACTGGGCGGACGCGGTACGCTGGTCGGTCCGGTGATTGGCGCGGCGCTGGTAAACGGTGCGAAGAGTTTCTTCACCGTCGCGATGCCGGAGTACTGGCAGCTGTTTCTGGGGCTGATTTTCATCGCCGTCACGCTGTTCTTACCGCGCGGCGTCTACGGCCTGTTGCGTAAGGGAGAGAAATAATGCAGCCATCTGACGGATTATTCACCCGGCAACTGCCCGGTGACCGCTACCGGGAACAGACCGATCCCGTGTTGCAGCTTGAGGCTATCAACGTCAATTTTGACGGGTTTCAGGCGTTGACGGATCTCTCGCTCAATATTGGCGTGGGCGAACTGCGCTGCGTAATTGGGCCTAACGGTGCAGGCAAAACCACGTTAATGGACGTTATTACGGGAAAAACGCGGCCTGAAAGCGGCAAAGCGCGCTATGACCAGTCTGTTGATCTGACTCTGCTTGATCCCGCAGCCATTGCCCGACAGGGGATTGGGCGTAAATTCCAGAAACCCACGGTCTTCGAAGCGCTGACGGTGTGGGAAAACCTCGAGATCGCAATGAAAACCGACAAATCCGTCTGGGCGAGTCTGCGGGCAAAGCTAAACGGCGAACAGGTCGATCGTATTGATGAAATGCTGGTGCTTCTGCGGCTCAGTAGCGAACGCGACCGCCGCGCGGGACTGCTTTCTCACGGACAAAAGCAGTTTCTGGAGATCGGTATGCTGCTGGTGCAGGATCCGCACCTGCTGTTGCTTGATGAACCCGCAGCCGGAATGACGGACGCGGAAACCGAATACACCGCAGAATTGTTCAGAACGCTGGCGGGCAAGCACTCTCTGATGGTGGTGGAGCATGACATGGGGTTTGTGGAAACCATCGCTGACCGGGTGACGGTGCTGCATCAGGGGCGCGTACTGGCGGAAGGCTCGCTTCGTGAGGTACAGGCCAACGAGCAGGTGATTGAAGTCTATCTGGGACGCTAAGGAGCCGTAATGCTAGAGGTTAACGAACTGAATCAATACTACGGCGGAAGCCATATTCTGCGCGGTGTGAGCTTTCAGGCTCTTAGCGGTGAGGTCACCTGTCTTTTGGGGCGCAACGGCGTCGGTAAAACCACGCTGCTGAAGTGTCTGATGGGGCTGATCCCGGCGAAAAGTGGCGAAATCGTCTGGCAGGGCAAAAAAATCACCCACAGTAAGCCCCATCAGCGGGTGCATGCTGGCGTGGCGTATGTCCCGCAGGGGCGTGAGATTTTTCCACGCTTAACCGTTGAAGAGAATCTGCTGCTGGGGCTGTCACGCTTTTCCGCCCGCGACGCGAAGCAGGTGCCGGATGAGATCTGGCAGCTGTTTCCGGTGTTAAAAGAGATGAAACACCGCCGCGGGGGGGATCTCTCCGGAGGGCAACAGCAACAGCTGGCGATAGGGCGCGCGCTGGCAAGTCGTCCGCAGCTTCTGATCCTTGATGAACCGACGGAGGGCATTCAGCCATCGGTCATCAAAGAGATTGGGCAGGTGATCCGCGCGCTGGCGGATCGCGGCGATATGGCGATTCTGCTGGTCGAACAGTTTTACGACTTTGCCGCCGAGCTGGCCGACAGCTATCTGCTGATGTCGCGCGGCACCATTATTCAGCAAGGGCGTGGTGCAAATATGGAGCAGGAGGGCGTTCGCGAACTGGTTGCGATTTGAAATGTTATAATATAACATTCTCATTCTTATAAAACGGAATGAGGGTTTTGTTTTGGCTGCACATATTGGGAAAATTGCCATGACTCTGGGGGCGCTGCTGGTCAGCGGCCAGCTGTTTGCCCATTCGCACGGTCACCAGATGACCGAGGCGGAACAGAAGGCGGCGAACGGCGTGTTTGAGGATAAAGACGTGAAGGACAGAGCGCTGTCTGACTGGGACGGCACCTGGCAGTCGGTCTATCCGTTCCTGCTTGACGGTTCGCTCGATCCGGTGTTTAAGAAGAAAGCGGAGAAGGACCACAAATCCGTTGAGGCGGTGAAAGCCTACTATCGGACGGGCTACGCGACGGACGTGGGATCTATCGGTATCGAAAATAACGTGATGGAATTCCACAAAGGGGAAACGGTAAGCCGCTGTCACTATGACTATAGCGGTTACAAAATCCTGACCTATGCCTCAGGTAAGAAAGGCGTTCGCTATCTGTTTGAGTGTAAGGATGCCACCAGCAAGGCACCGAAGTTTGTTCAGTTCAGCGACCATACCATCGGACCGAAGGCTTCTTCGCACTTCCATATCTTCATGGGCAACACCTCCCACGAGGCGCTGCTGAAAGAGATGGATAACTGGCCGACCTATTATCCAAATGAGATGTACAAAGAGCAGGTGGTGGAGGAGATGTTGCACCACTAATGCTTTATTGCCGGGTGGCGGCTTCGCCTTACCCGGCCTACATAGTTATGCGACTTTGGGCCTTTCGCACCACGCTTTCACGCTCATCCCGCGCAAAATCATCAGCCACGCAGCGAAGATGGCGGCCATCATAATGACGAACAGCGACCAGTGCGGCATGTTGGTCAGGATGATACCGGTGATCATCGGGTTTGCCGCCGCGCCGAGCCAGCCCAGCGCCTGGGCGGAGAAATAGCTCGCCTTCATTCCCGGCGGGGCGATGTTGTCGATCAGCATATATTCCCCAGGTGCATAGATAATCTCCCCAAGGGTAAAGATCGCGGCAGCGATGCCCCAGTAAACCAGGTTTTCACCGGAGAGCATAAACCCGCCCAGACCCACGATGAAAAACAGGGTGGCAACGGTCATCAGCGGGCGAATGTTGCTGGCTGAAATCTTACGCCCGAGGGCGTATTGCAGCGTCACCACCACGGCGGCGTTGACGGGGAGCACCACGGCCACCACCTTTTCGGCGAAATCACCGTCCGCGTGCGCGGCAAGCACATACTGTGAAATGCAGGTCGCAAACGATCCCCCGACGTAAGACGCGAGCAGGCCAGACAGCGTGTACCAGAAAAGGGCGCGGTCCTTCAGCAATACCGACGGCTGCCATGGCGCCTTTTCTTCAGCGGTATCTAACGCAACGCTTTTCTGTACAAAGAAATGGATAAAGCCGAGCGGCAGTGCGGCGCAAAAGGCCGCCAGCCAGAACGGGAGTTGCAGGCTGTACATCACCAGCAGGGTTCCAAGCGGTGGCCCGATCGTCCAGCCTATGTTCAGGAAGCTGTAGTTCAGGGAGAAGACGCGGGCTTTCTCGCCTGAGGTCAGCACATCCGCAAACCAGGCTTTGAGTACCGTTGAAAAAACCGAGTAGGCGCAGTTGATCAGCGCAAAAAACAGCACCACCATCGTGACGTTATTTACCAGCGGAATGGCCACAAAGCCCGCAATAAACGCCACAATGGCGATCAGCATATAGCGCTTCTTATCAAACTTATCGGCCAGAATGCCAAACCCTAAGCTGAACACGACGCCAATGGTCAGCGCGATGGTCAGGGCATAACCGATATTCTCGACGCTCATGTTATACACGCGCGTGAGATAAATGGTCATAAACGGCAGCGTTGCCCCTCGACCAATTGTTAATAACAATGACGATGCCAGCAGCGCTGCGGTAGAGCGCCTGAGAGATGGTTTCATATTCCTGCCCGACAAATGCTTATGCTTTTTTTGTTGTGTTATAAAAGGAGTATCACGACATAAGGGGCTTGTATAGCGCCTAATTTTTCCGTAAGTGCTTCGCCTGACTGCCAGAATTAATGATCTTCTCGTGGTGCTATTTTTTCTGTTACCTTGAAGTGTTAACAAATTATTAATATTTCAGGGGCAGGGTATGACGCGTAAAGACGGGCTGCTGGCGTTGCTGGTGGTCGTAGTGTGGGGGCTTAATTTTGTTGTTATCAAGCTGGGGTTGCACAATATGCCCCCGCTGATGCTGGCTGGTTTACGTTTTATGCTGGTGGCGTTCCCGGCGCTATTTTTCGTGGCGCGTCCAAAAATCCCACTGAAACTGCTGCTGGGCTACGGCCTGACCATCAGTTTTGGTCAATTTGCGTTTCTCTTCTGTGCCATTAAGTTCGGCATGCCCGCCGGTCTGGCCTCGCTGGTTCTGCAGGCGCAGGCGTTCTTTACCATTATTCTCGGCGCGTTTGTGTTTGGTGAGCGTTTACAGGGTAAACAGCTGGCGGGGATCACGCTGGCGGTATTTGGCGTGCTGGTGTTGATTGAAGCCAGCCTGAACGGGCAGCATGTGGCCCTGCTGGGCTTTATGCTTACGCTGGCGGCGGGGCTGAGCTGGGCCTGCGGAAACATCTTCAACAAGCTGATTATGCAGCACGAGGCGCGCCCGGCGGTGATGTCTCTGGTGGTGTGGAGTGCGCTGATCCCGATTATCCCGTTTATGGCGGCATCGTTTATTCTGGACGGCCCGGACCTGATGCTGAAAAGCCTGGTCGAGATCGATCTCACGACCATCCTGTCGCTGATTTATCTGGCGTTCGTCGCCACGATTATCGGCTATGGCATTTGGGGTTCGCTGCTGGGTCGCTATGAAACCTGGCGGGTGGCGCCGCTGTCTCTGCTGGTACCCGTGGTGGGGCTGGCGAGCGCGGCGTTGCTGCTGGATGAAAAACTCAGCGCGCTGCAACTCTTTGGTGCGGTGCTGATCATGGGCGGACTCTACATCAACGTGTTTGGTTTGCGCGTGCGTCGGGCGACGCGAGTACGGAATTAGGGCACAAAAAAGCCCCGCAGAGGCGGGGCAAAACGAATCAGAAGCCGTGCTGATTGTAATACGGCACGCCTAATTCGTCGGATTTGTCGCTACCAGCCCCCATATGGTTGAAATCAAAAGGTGA includes:
- the urtC gene encoding urea ABC transporter permease subunit UrtC, translated to MSQPLTLTMARKAPRTTQIAGSLLVACLLILPFFALLPATHPLALSTWMLTLIGKILCYAIVAVALDLVWGYAGMLSLGHGIFFALGGYAMGMYLMRQTAGDGLPAFMSFLSWSELPWFWWGTQHFAWALVLIVMVPGLLALVFGWFAFRSKIKGVYFSIMTQALTYAGMLLFFRNETGFGGNNGFTGFTTLLGFPVTETTTRIALFLATVLLLVLALGTGFALAKSKFGRILTAVRDAENRLTFCGYDPRGFKLLVWTLSAVLCGLAGALYVPQVGIINPGEMSPTNSIEAAIWVALGGRGTLVGPVIGAALVNGAKSFFTVAMPEYWQLFLGLIFIAVTLFLPRGVYGLLRKGEK
- the urtD gene encoding urea ABC transporter ATP-binding protein UrtD, producing the protein MQPSDGLFTRQLPGDRYREQTDPVLQLEAINVNFDGFQALTDLSLNIGVGELRCVIGPNGAGKTTLMDVITGKTRPESGKARYDQSVDLTLLDPAAIARQGIGRKFQKPTVFEALTVWENLEIAMKTDKSVWASLRAKLNGEQVDRIDEMLVLLRLSSERDRRAGLLSHGQKQFLEIGMLLVQDPHLLLLDEPAAGMTDAETEYTAELFRTLAGKHSLMVVEHDMGFVETIADRVTVLHQGRVLAEGSLREVQANEQVIEVYLGR
- the urtE gene encoding urea ABC transporter ATP-binding subunit UrtE, producing MLEVNELNQYYGGSHILRGVSFQALSGEVTCLLGRNGVGKTTLLKCLMGLIPAKSGEIVWQGKKITHSKPHQRVHAGVAYVPQGREIFPRLTVEENLLLGLSRFSARDAKQVPDEIWQLFPVLKEMKHRRGGDLSGGQQQQLAIGRALASRPQLLILDEPTEGIQPSVIKEIGQVIRALADRGDMAILLVEQFYDFAAELADSYLLMSRGTIIQQGRGANMEQEGVRELVAI
- the zinT gene encoding metal-binding protein ZinT, whose product is MAAHIGKIAMTLGALLVSGQLFAHSHGHQMTEAEQKAANGVFEDKDVKDRALSDWDGTWQSVYPFLLDGSLDPVFKKKAEKDHKSVEAVKAYYRTGYATDVGSIGIENNVMEFHKGETVSRCHYDYSGYKILTYASGKKGVRYLFECKDATSKAPKFVQFSDHTIGPKASSHFHIFMGNTSHEALLKEMDNWPTYYPNEMYKEQVVEEMLHH
- the ydeE gene encoding efflux MFS transporter YdeE, which codes for MKPSLRRSTAALLASSLLLTIGRGATLPFMTIYLTRVYNMSVENIGYALTIALTIGVVFSLGFGILADKFDKKRYMLIAIVAFIAGFVAIPLVNNVTMVVLFFALINCAYSVFSTVLKAWFADVLTSGEKARVFSLNYSFLNIGWTIGPPLGTLLVMYSLQLPFWLAAFCAALPLGFIHFFVQKSVALDTAEEKAPWQPSVLLKDRALFWYTLSGLLASYVGGSFATCISQYVLAAHADGDFAEKVVAVVLPVNAAVVVTLQYALGRKISASNIRPLMTVATLFFIVGLGGFMLSGENLVYWGIAAAIFTLGEIIYAPGEYMLIDNIAPPGMKASYFSAQALGWLGAAANPMITGIILTNMPHWSLFVIMMAAIFAAWLMILRGMSVKAWCERPKVA
- the eamA gene encoding O-acetylserine/cysteine exporter — encoded protein: MTRKDGLLALLVVVVWGLNFVVIKLGLHNMPPLMLAGLRFMLVAFPALFFVARPKIPLKLLLGYGLTISFGQFAFLFCAIKFGMPAGLASLVLQAQAFFTIILGAFVFGERLQGKQLAGITLAVFGVLVLIEASLNGQHVALLGFMLTLAAGLSWACGNIFNKLIMQHEARPAVMSLVVWSALIPIIPFMAASFILDGPDLMLKSLVEIDLTTILSLIYLAFVATIIGYGIWGSLLGRYETWRVAPLSLLVPVVGLASAALLLDEKLSALQLFGAVLIMGGLYINVFGLRVRRATRVRN